In the Moraxella osloensis genome, GCGTTTTTTTTGCCCAAGGCGGTTATAATAAAATTTTTAATACCATGAGACCTAGGATGAAAGCCTATAACCGCTGTGAATGGTGCGGCACAGACCCACTTTATCAAGCTTACCACGACAATGAATGGGGAAAGCCCAGTTATGATGACCGTCATCTATTTGCCATGTTGTGTTTAGAAGGCATGCAAGCGGGACTCAGCTGGATTACCATCCTCAAAAAACGCGAGCGTTATTACCAAGTATTTGCTGATTTTGACCCTGCAATTATCGCGCAGTTTGATGATGACATGGTCGATAGTCTCATGACCGATGCAGGCATTATTCGCCACCGCGGTAAAATCAAAGCCATCATCAACAATGCCAAATGCTATCTAAAAATCACCCAAACGCAATCTTTTAGCGATTACCTTTGGGACTTGTCGCCCAGTGGCTTGGCAAAAATGCCGCAAGATAACCACCCAAAAACCTTTGCTGATATCCCCACCAACACTGAATGTTCAGATAACATGTCAAAGGCGCTTAAAAAAGACGGGTTTAAATTTGT is a window encoding:
- a CDS encoding DNA-3-methyladenine glycosylase I — translated: MKAYNRCEWCGTDPLYQAYHDNEWGKPSYDDRHLFAMLCLEGMQAGLSWITILKKRERYYQVFADFDPAIIAQFDDDMVDSLMTDAGIIRHRGKIKAIINNAKCYLKITQTQSFSDYLWDLSPSGLAKMPQDNHPKTFADIPTNTECSDNMSKALKKDGFKFVGSTICYAFMQAVGMVNDHVAACDFR